In one Bacteroidota bacterium genomic region, the following are encoded:
- a CDS encoding DUF302 domain-containing protein, whose translation MYYFNTYLEGTSLDSAIVTVTEALKKEGFGVISTINIQEKIKEKLGKDFRPYIILGACSPQHAYEALNAEDKIGTMLPCNVIIQEAGEGRYEVAAVNPIASMQAIKNEKLGTVAQEVTVKLKKVISDLDNTGK comes from the coding sequence ATGTACTATTTTAATACTTATCTGGAAGGGACATCCCTTGATTCAGCAATTGTTACAGTTACTGAAGCGTTGAAGAAAGAGGGTTTTGGGGTGATATCCACTATAAATATCCAGGAAAAAATTAAAGAAAAACTGGGTAAGGATTTTCGTCCCTATATCATCCTTGGAGCCTGCAGTCCGCAACATGCCTATGAGGCTCTTAATGCAGAAGATAAAATTGGGACTATGCTCCCTTGTAACGTTATTATCCAGGAAGCCGGAGAAGGACGTTATGAAGTGGCTGCAGTTAACCCCATTGCATCTATGCAGGCCATTAAAAATGAAAAACTGGGCACGGTGGCCCAGGAAGTTACTGTTAAACTGAAAAAAGTGATATCTGACCTGGACAATACCGGGAAATAA
- a CDS encoding PorP/SprF family type IX secretion system membrane protein, translating into MKTIKKLLIIGFLIAMLIPAAAQDPQYSQWTANPTYYNPGYVGISQGMRTRFAYRQQWVKLPEDFRNFNFNMDLAARNIPGSGGLGLMFDSDNEGEGYIKRTMIGATVAVRIPIHHNMITQFGILASFVQKRIDWNRLVFTDQLDERYGNIYETSFKHPSDDRVTYPDFGVGGVFRFVQPTWKATEVIGSIGIAVHHLFRPNETFLQQSSPLPRKLVVTGDFIVQDEINRGRKKSFNISEGGFKFNPGVIYMYQGGMQSYSAGINVYRDPVYVGIWYRNDEFEFLNNDALVLTAGLSIFINEISRIKMFYSYDCMLTDITKATGGSHEVTIVIELDELYMFDKKKRRGGFGFGNYTSGRTKAMPRALECSPF; encoded by the coding sequence ATGAAAACTATTAAAAAGCTCTTGATCATTGGTTTTCTGATCGCAATGCTGATTCCGGCAGCAGCTCAGGATCCTCAGTATTCTCAGTGGACTGCGAATCCTACGTATTATAATCCGGGCTATGTAGGAATATCCCAAGGCATGCGAACAAGGTTTGCTTACAGGCAGCAATGGGTAAAACTTCCTGAAGATTTCAGGAATTTCAACTTCAATATGGATTTGGCTGCACGTAACATACCGGGATCTGGGGGATTAGGATTGATGTTTGACTCGGACAATGAAGGAGAAGGATACATCAAGCGGACGATGATCGGTGCTACGGTGGCTGTAAGGATCCCAATACATCATAATATGATCACACAGTTCGGGATACTTGCATCATTTGTCCAGAAACGCATCGACTGGAACCGTCTGGTATTCACTGATCAACTGGATGAAAGATACGGTAATATCTATGAAACCTCTTTCAAGCATCCTTCTGATGACCGGGTAACATACCCCGACTTTGGTGTGGGAGGTGTTTTCAGGTTTGTGCAACCAACCTGGAAGGCCACAGAAGTAATTGGTAGTATTGGTATTGCAGTTCATCACCTGTTCCGTCCCAATGAAACATTCTTGCAGCAATCATCTCCATTACCAAGAAAATTAGTTGTTACCGGGGATTTCATTGTTCAGGATGAAATAAACAGAGGAAGAAAGAAAAGCTTTAATATTTCCGAAGGCGGCTTTAAGTTCAATCCTGGTGTAATATACATGTATCAGGGAGGAATGCAATCGTATTCTGCAGGGATCAATGTATATCGTGACCCTGTTTATGTTGGCATCTGGTACAGGAATGATGAATTCGAGTTCCTGAACAATGATGCTTTGGTATTGACTGCCGGATTAAGCATCTTTATCAATGAGATATCCAGAATAAAGATGTTTTATTCCTACGATTGCATGCTGACTGATATTACAAAGGCAACCGGAGGAAGCCATGAGGTAACCATCGTCATTGAGCTTGATGAATTGTATATGTTCGATAAGAAGAAACGAAGGGGTGGCTTTGGATTTGGAAACTACACATCAGGAAGGACCAAAGCAATGCCCAGAGCGCTCGAATGTTCACCGTTTTAG